From Strigops habroptila isolate Jane chromosome 1, bStrHab1.2.pri, whole genome shotgun sequence, a single genomic window includes:
- the MSC gene encoding musculin yields MSAGSGSEAEELPDMDLRALQLDYPPPAKRQPRGELYPSGDNSSAAEEEEEEEDEEEEDGEGSCAAGPAGSGCKRKRARGGGAGGKKAVSGPRGPPPEGKQSQRNAANARERARMRVLSKAFSRLKTSLPWVPPDTKLSKLDTLRLASSYIAHLRQLLQEDRYENGYVHPVNLTWPFVVSGRPDSDSKEVSTASRLCGTTA; encoded by the exons ATGTCCGCGGGCTCCGGGAGCGAGGCGGAGGAGCTGCCCGACATGGACCTGCGGGCGCTGCAGCTGGACTACCCGCCGCCGGCCAAGCGCCAGCCCCGCGGCGAGCTCTACCCCTCGGGGGACAACTCGTcggcggcggaggaggaggaggaagaggaagatgaggaggaggaggacggcGAGGGCAGCTGCGCGGCCGGGCCGGCGGGCAGCGGCTGCAAGAGGAagcgggcgcggggcggcggcgccgggggcAAGAAGGCGGTGTCGGGGCCGCGGGGGCCGCCGCCCGAGGGGAAGCAGTCCCAGCGCAACGCGGCCAATGCGCGGGAGCGGGCGCGGATGCGGGTGCTGAGCAAGGCGTTCTCCCGGCTGAAGACGAGCCTGCCCTGGGTGCCGCCCGACACCAAACTGTCCAAGCTGGACACGCTGCGCCTGGCGTCCAGCTACATCGCCCACCTccggcagctcctgcaggaggaCCGCTACGAGAACGGCTACGTCCACCCCGTCAACCTG ACTTGGCCATTTGTGGTTTCAGGAAGACCCGACTCTGACAGCAAAGAAGTTTCTACTGCCAGCAGATTATGTGGAACTACCGCATAG